GATCTCCGACGCCTGGTCGAGGCTGCCCGTGGCCTCCTTGATGGCGACGACGTTGTCCAGTTCGCTCAGGCGGGCGATGGTCTCCGGCGTCAGGCCGGCCCCGCAGCGGCCGGGGATGTTGTACAGCACCATCGGCAGGTCCACCTCTTCGGCGATCGCCTTGAAGTGCTGATAGAACCCTTCCTGGGTCGGCTTGTTGTAGTAGGGGCACACCTGCAGGGAGGCGTCGGCGCCGATCTTCTTGGCGTAGCCGGTCAGCTCGATGGCCTCGGCGGTGCTGTTCGAGCCGGCGCCCGCGATGACCGGGACGCTGCCGCCGGCGCCCTTGACGACGCGCTCGATGACGTGCTTGTGCTCGTCGAAGCTGAGCGTGGGCGACTCGCCGGTAGTGCCGACGGGCACGATGGCGTCGATGCCGTTTTCGATCTGGAACTCGATCAGCTCATCGAGCGTCTCGAAGTCGATTTCTCCCTCCTGGAAGGGTGTGACGAGTGCCACCATGGCGCCTGTGAACATCCTGCTACTCCTCATGTTTTGTAGGGTGTGCTCCGCACACCATTGCGGCTACAGCGATTTCTCGATCAGTTCGATCATCTGCCTTGTCGCCTCGCGGATGCCGACGAGGACGGCGCGGGCGACAATGCTATGGCCGATATTGAACTCGCACAACCCGTCGATGCCGGCGACCGGGGCGATGTTGCGATAGGTCAGTCCGTGTCCGGCGTGGACCACGAGCTTGCGTTCTGTCGCCAGGTCCTTGCCTGCCGCCAACTCGGCCAGTCGCTTGCGGGCCGCCGTATCGGTCCGGGCGTTGGCGTACATCCCCGTGTGCAGCTCGACGGCGTCGCAGCCGGTCTCGGCCGAGGCGACGATCTGCTCGGCCTGCGGCACGATGAACGTGCTGACCAGGATGCCCTTCTTGTGCATCCGTTTAACCACCTCAGCCAGTCGCCGCTTGTATTTGGCGCAGTCCAGCCCGCCCTCGGTGGTCAGCTCAGCGCGGTTCTCCGGCACGA
The Anaerobaca lacustris DNA segment above includes these coding regions:
- the dapA gene encoding 4-hydroxy-tetrahydrodipicolinate synthase gives rise to the protein MFTGAMVALVTPFQEGEIDFETLDELIEFQIENGIDAIVPVGTTGESPTLSFDEHKHVIERVVKGAGGSVPVIAGAGSNSTAEAIELTGYAKKIGADASLQVCPYYNKPTQEGFYQHFKAIAEEVDLPMVLYNIPGRCGAGLTPETIARLSELDNVVAIKEATGSLDQASEIAMRCDLTILSGDDSLTLPLASVGGKGVISVVANIVPADVVAMTDLILEGDLVKARQWHRKLFALSKNMLTLATNPIPLKAAMAMLDMCSEELRLPMTPLADSHKTTLKQTLTEYGLM
- a CDS encoding pyridoxine 5'-phosphate synthase, whose protein sequence is MAVLNVNIDHVATVRQARLADEPDPVWAAVQCELAGANGITVHLRQDRRHINDRDVRVLKETVACKFNLEMSMAEPIVKIAEAVRPDQVTLVPENRAELTTEGGLDCAKYKRRLAEVVKRMHKKGILVSTFIVPQAEQIVASAETGCDAVELHTGMYANARTDTAARKRLAELAAGKDLATERKLVVHAGHGLTYRNIAPVAGIDGLCEFNIGHSIVARAVLVGIREATRQMIELIEKSL